One segment of Heteronotia binoei isolate CCM8104 ecotype False Entrance Well chromosome 18, APGP_CSIRO_Hbin_v1, whole genome shotgun sequence DNA contains the following:
- the LOC132587303 gene encoding protein-arginine deiminase type-3-like produces MTPKQRVVRICTEQPTYAVCVMGTEISLDIRGCMPKDATHFDVHGTAGLKVSIIYDPEFVTSAPRWPLKSAVEVTVAMNGPSSAVNDDKVRVSYYDSTGGMLTSAWLYLTCMAISLDADTNRNGVVQANSTNKKKWTWGPNGKGAILLVNCDRDDPGSADMDSADSYVRSHADLEDMSLVILTTEGPAGIFENHKLLLQVSMFDAPKLRVFHDGGNTSISSYKHVLGSDKLSYIVECSDGKQQTSFFVEGLAFPDAGFEGLVYLHATLLEASTEYSTDTPVFSDTVVFRVAPWIMTPNTRKPLEVFVCSVKDNEDFLEAVRTLTKEANCKLTVCPFKENMGDRWIQDEIEFGYVEAPHKLFPVVFDSPRNRGLKEYPFKSILGPDFGYVTREPKNEVVSTLDSFGNLDASPPVTVKGKDYPLGRILIGSSFPRTGHKKMAKVVRDFLYAQKVQSPVELFSDWLTVGHVDEFLTFVQAPDRKGFRLLLASPSACYKLLKEKQREGYGDIALFQGLGDKRRKTIDEILMNKTYHSDNKFAQSCIDWNRSILKQKLGLSEADIIDIPQLFTVQKFGAEALFPNMVNMLVLGKHVGIPKPFGPVIGGQCCLEAEIRSLLEPLGLTCTFIDDFFSYHLNKGDVHCGTNVRREPFAFHWWNLVP; encoded by the exons ATGCATGCCGAAGGATGCCACACATTTTGATGTCCATGGAACGGCTGGCCTCAAAGTCTCCATAATCTATGATCCAGAGTTTGTCACAAGCGCACCAAGATGGCCGCTGAAATCTGCCGTGGAGGTTACAGTGGCCATGAATGGCCCCAGCAGTGCTGTGAACGATGATAAG GTTAGAGTTTCCTATTATGATTCGACAGGAGGGATGCTTACCAGTGCTTGGCTGTACCTCACGTGCATGG CTATTTCTCTGGATGCTGATACCAACCGGAATGGAGTGGTGCAGGCCAATTCAACCAATAAG AAAAAATGGACCTGGGGCCCCAATGGGAAAGGAGCGATTTTGTTGGTGAATTGTGACAGGGATGACCCAGGCTCTGCGGACATGGACAGTGCTGACTCATACGTCCGATCCCATGCAG ACCTAGAAGACATGTCACTCGTGATCCTGACCACTGAAGGTCCGGCCGGCATCTTTGAGAACCATAAGCTACTTCTTCAGGTCTCCATGTTTGATGCACCCAAACTGAGAGTCTTCCATGATGGTG GCAACACTTCCATCTCCAGCTACAAGCACGTGTTGGGGTCAGATAAGCTCTCCTACATCGTGGAATGCTCTGATGGAAAGCAGCAGACTTCCTTCTTCGTGGAGGGCCTGGCCTTCCCAGACGCTGGTTTCGAAGGACTGGTTTACTTGCACGCCACCCTTTTGGAGGCCTCTACTGAG TATTCCACAGACACACCTGTTTTCTCAGACACGGTGGTTTTCCGAGTCGCTCCTTGGATAATGACACCCAATACAAGGAAGCCCTTGGAGGTCTTTGTTTGCAg CGTTAAGGATAACGAGGACTTTTTGGAGGCTGTGAGAACTCTGACCAAAGAAGCCAATTGCAAGTTGACAGTTTGCCCATTCAAAGAAAATATGGGTGACCGCTGGATCCAG GATGAGATTGAGTTTGGTTACGTGGAAGCTCCACATAAGTTATTTCCTGTGGTCTTTGACTCCCCTAGAAACAGAGGCCTGAAGGAGTATCCTTTTAAGAGCATTCTG GGACCTGATTTTGGGTATGTGACGCGAGAGCCTAAGAATGAAGTTGTCTCCACCCTGGACTCCTTTGGAAATCTGGACGCTAGCCCTCCTGTGACAGTCAAAGGGAAGGACTATCCACTGGGGAGAATCCTCATTGGGAGCAGTTTCCCCAG AACTGGTCACAAGAAAATGGCCAAAGTTGTCAGGGACTTTCTCTACGCCCAGAAGGTCCAGTCTCCTGTGGAACTCTTCTCGGACTGGCTCACGGTGGGCCATGTGGATGAATTCTTGACCTTTGTCCAAGCTCCTGACAGAAAG GGTTTCCGATTGCTTCTAGCCAGTCCCTCTGCCTGTTATAAGCTGCTCAAAGAGAAGCAAAGAGAAGGTTATGGAGACATTGCCCTTTTTCAAG GCCTGGGGGACAAGAGGAGAAAAACGATTGATGAGATCCTAATGAACAAAACGTATCACAGTGACAACAAGTTTGCGCAG agcTGCATCGACTGGAACCGCAGCATCCTCAAGCAGAAGCTGGGCCTGAGCGAAGCAGACATCATCGACATCCCCCAGCTCTTCACTGTACAAAAGTTCGGTGCAGAGGCCCTCTTCCCCAACATG GTCAACATGCTTGTGCTGGGGAAACACGTGGGCATCCCCAAACCATTTGGCCCAGTCATTGGCGGGCAGTGTTGCCTGGAAGCAGAGATCCGCTCCCTCCTGGAACCACTGGGCCTAACCTGCACCTTTATCGATGACTTTTTCTCCTACCATTTGAATAAAGGAGACGTCCACTGTGGCACCAACGTCCGGCGGGAACCCTTCGCCTTCCACTGGTGGAATTTAGTCCCCTGA